Part of the Zea mays cultivar B73 chromosome 4, Zm-B73-REFERENCE-NAM-5.0, whole genome shotgun sequence genome is shown below.
TTAGAGAGTCCTAGATAGAGCGACGAAATTTGTTGAGAACATCTCGCTGGTCTATGCCAGGGCAATGCGGCGTGGGTACCGTTCTGGAAGAAGACGGGGCCGACAGCGGGGAGACTCGTCGGGAGGAGGAGGCCCAGAGGAAGTTGGTGACGAGGGCGAGCGCGAGGAGGAGGGCGAGGGCGAGCGGCACCGCGAGGCGTAGCCGCAGGGGCTTGGAGGCGGCCATGGCGGGTTCGAACgagtggaggaggaggaggggcagagaagaagagagcaGCGCGTCGGCAGCGACGGCATGGGCGAAGCTTTTCTGTGGGGGCGGGGCGCAGAAATGGTGGGCGGCCGCGCGAACGCGAAACAGCGGCGACGGCACGGGCGTGACGGCGACCGGTTTCAGCGCGCACGTGCGAAAGGGGGCTCCGGAGTCCGGACCCACGTGTCACGTGTCCGCGAGGGATGGTCGTCCGCCTCGCAAGTAGCGCGGGCACGGCCGGTCGACCCACATATCTCTACTATTCCTTAAGAGTGCAAGAAGGGCGTCCACCACCCTCACCCTGGTTCCGCCCTCCCCCCGCCGCTCGCCGCTAATCTCGCCGCGCACGCCCCCTCCCTCGCGTCCACAGTCACCCTGGTTCCGCCCTACCCCCGCCGCTCGCCGCTAATCTCGCCGCGCACGCCCCCTCCCTCACGTCCACAGCTAGCTTGACCTCGCCTCCGCTGAATCCGCCCCTCCCCGCACTCGCGCATGGAACCAACCAGCCTCCGCCCCCGTCCACCTTGGCCCCGGCACCGTAGGCGGATCTGTGCCTCTCCTCGCCCGCGTCCACCCCCATCGCCTCCTCCTACACCTTCTCCGCCATCGGCATCATCGTCTCCATCATCGCCTCCGTCCTCGGCCCTCCCTGCACACTGCAACCGCCTCCTGACGATGCTCGCGTGGGATGGTGACGGTGACGCGGCGCTCCGTGGCTTGTGCCCCCTCCGCCGCCTCCAGCACCTTCTCTGCCATCGGCATCTCCATCCTTGGCGCGGCATGGTTAGTCAGCGCACGCCTCCACACCATGTCTCACTAGATCTGCCGCTTTGCTAGGTCTTTCCTGCGCAATGGGTCCTGGGCGGGTGGACACGGTCTCGATGGTCTCCACCGTGGAGCCGGAGATGGAAAAGGAGTAAGGCAAGGTGGTGGCGAAAGCGGAGCCTGCGCCCGCCGGACCGAATCCTCGCCGGATCGCCCGGCCTGCCGGGGCGGCGCTGCGGACGGCCTGATCCGGCTGGAATGGCGGCGGGCCGACGAGGGATCTAGCGGAGGTGGGTGTCGCGCGGcaatggctgcggcggaggcgcgGCGCCGGTCAGCGGTCTGGGCCCTGCTGCCGCTGCGGCTGCTCCACCCGGTCGCGCTCGTGTTGGCCAACACCGAAGGTGCGGTGCGGCGGTGCGCCCGTCTTGCTCTCCTCGCTTTGCTTGCCTTGCTCTTGCTCACCACCCGCCGCCGAGTTGGCCCGTCTGCGGCTGGGTGGTT
Proteins encoded:
- the LOC103653113 gene encoding formin-like protein 3 isoform X2, with protein sequence MEPTSLRPRPPWPRHRRRICASPRPRPPPSPPPTPSPPSASSSPSSPPSSALPAHCNRLLTMLAWDGDGDAALRGLCPLRRLQHLLCHRHLHPWRGMFVAGQFSGRASVSVFGYATQSDLKYVKNIDY